From the genome of Vicia villosa cultivar HV-30 ecotype Madison, WI linkage group LG2, Vvil1.0, whole genome shotgun sequence, one region includes:
- the LOC131645916 gene encoding pentatricopeptide repeat-containing protein At2g17033-like — translation MTLRFQLQIQQYPPLPIHFQMQQHVIRNNNSIRCALTKQGQRFLTKLSTSNNTNTDNLIRKFVQSSSKSVLLSTLTHLLSPTTHNNNNNLSSFALPLYTRISESPWFTSNPTITADLISLLHKLQLHTESQTLFSQTISNLNNRERDLVLFYSKLLDSHSKRASQTGFDSAYSYLNNLLHTSSSLYVKRRAYQSMVSGLCVMDKPREAENLIQDFQQTDGGPGGDRIQIQPSAFEFKSVIYGYGRLGLFQDMVRVVDEMEKNGFLMDTVCYNMVLSTYGIHGEHLEMVSWLRRMRNSGVPFSIRTYNSVSNSCPTIMRKVVELYELPLSIEELLNECLVGGEAMVIKELLSCCAIFEEVMVWDSSEVKLDLHGFHLGSAYLVMLLWFEEMRKRLLNASNYEIPAEITLVCGVGKHSSVRGESPVKALVKEMMVKMKGPLRIDRKNDGCFVAKGKAVKVWLCELTKL, via the exons ATGACGCTGAGATTTCAACTTCAAATCCAACAATATCCTCCTCTTCCCATTCATTTCCAAATGCAACAACATGTTATTAGGAACAACAACTCTATCCGCTGTGCACTAACGAAACAAGGCCAACGATTTCTCACGAAACTCTCCACCTCCAATAACACCAACACCGATAATCTCATTCGTAAATTCGTACAATCCTCCTCAAAATCCGTACTACTCTCCACTCTCACTCACCTCCTCTCTCCCACcacccacaacaacaacaacaacctctcTTCTTTCGCCCTCCCC CTCTATACAAGAATCTCCGAATCACCATGGTTCACATCCAACCCTACCATCACGGCAGACCTCATTTCCCTTCTCCACAAACTCCAACTCCACACCGAATCCCAAACGCTATTCTCCCAAACAATTTCAAATCTCAACAACCGTGAACGTGACCTTGTTCTCTTCTACTCTAAACTATTAGACTCACACTCCAAACGCGCTTCTCAAACCGGCTTCGATTCCGCTTATTCTTATCTCAACAACCTTCTTCACACTTCCTCTTCTCTTTACGTCAAACGCAGAGCTTATCAATCCATGGTTAGTGGATTATGTGTAATGGACAAGCCTCGTGAGGCTGAGAATCTCATTCAGGATTTTCAACAAACAGATGGTGGTCCTGGTGGGGATAGGATTCAAATTCAACCGTCTGCTTTTGAATTCAAGTCTGTTATATATGGATACGGAAGATTGGGTTTATTTCAGGATATGGTTAGAGTGGTTGATGAAATGGAGAAGAATGGGTTTCTTATGGATACTGTTTGTTACAATATGGTTCTTTCGACCTACGGAATTCATGGGGAGCATTTGGAAATGGTTTCTTGGCTTAGACGAATGAGGAATTCCGGTGTTCCGTTCTCTATAAGAACTTATAACTCTGTGTCTAATTCTTGTCCGACGATAATGAGGAAGGTTGTGGAGTTGTATGAGTTGCCGTTGTCAATAGAAGAGCTGTTGAATGAGTGTTTGGTTGGAGGAGAAGCTATGGTGATTAAGGAGTTACTTTCGTGTTGTGCGATTTTTGAAGAGGTAATGGTGTGGGATTCTTCGGAGGTTAAATTGGATTTGCATGGATTTCATTTGGGTTCGGCTTATTTGGTTATGTTACTTTGGTTCGAGGAGATGCGAAAGAGGTTGTTGAATGCTTCAAATTATGAGATTCCGGCTGAAATCACTTTGGTTTGTGGGGTTGGAAAGCATAGCAGTGTCAGAGGAGAATCACCGGTGAAAGCATTGGTTAAGGAGATGATGGTGAAGATGAAAGGTCCTCTCAGGATTGATAGGAAGAATGATGGTTGCTTTGTTGCGAAAGGTAAAGCTGTTAAAGTTTGGTTATGTGAATTGACAAAGCTATGA